A DNA window from Paraclostridium bifermentans contains the following coding sequences:
- a CDS encoding thymidine kinase: MYRPVNHGYIEIVIGPMYSGKSEELIRRLKRAKIAKQNVVVFKPLIDDRYSKEDVVSHSGYAINAIPIKDSSEIEKYINEDTQVVGIDEIQFFDNEVVDMAIKLADKGIRVIAAGLDMDFKGEPFGPTPKLLAVAEFVDKIQAICSVCGQPATRSQRLINGKPAKYDEPIIQVGAVESYEARCRKCHVVEK, from the coding sequence CATAGGTCCTATGTACAGTGGTAAAAGTGAAGAGTTGATAAGAAGATTAAAAAGAGCTAAGATTGCAAAACAAAACGTAGTTGTTTTTAAGCCTCTTATTGATGATAGATATAGTAAAGAAGATGTAGTATCTCATAGTGGATATGCAATAAATGCTATTCCTATAAAGGATTCTTCAGAAATAGAAAAATACATAAATGAAGATACTCAAGTAGTGGGAATAGATGAGATTCAATTCTTTGATAACGAAGTAGTTGATATGGCTATAAAGTTAGCGGATAAAGGAATTAGAGTTATTGCAGCTGGATTAGATATGGATTTTAAAGGAGAGCCTTTTGGACCTACTCCTAAATTATTGGCTGTGGCTGAATTTGTAGATAAAATTCAAGCTATATGCTCAGTTTGTGGACAACCAGCAACTAGATCTCAAAGACTTATAAATGGTAAACCAGCTAAGTATGATGAACCAATAATACAAGTTGGAGCTGTAGAGAGTTATGAAGCTAGATGTAGAAAATGTCATGTAGTTGAAAAATAA
- a CDS encoding DUF1385 domain-containing protein produces the protein MKKQPVGGQAVIEGVMMQSKNKRAIAVRKNDGEIIIRKRNIKSWISDKNIDKIPFLRGAFILIETMIEGINSMNFSSEFFLDDEEEESRFDKFINKLFKDKANDVIIIISLIIGLFFAMLLFVVTPTMIGGLFSRFINSDLILNLIEGFTRICILFIYILLISMNKDIKRVFEYHGAEHKAIYCYENNLDLTVENARKFKTQHPRCGTNFLFIVMFTSIILFSFFGWPNPIIRIVMRIVCVPIVAGISYEIIKLLGKYNNILTKTVAYPGMMLQKLTTKEPDDKQLEVALKALDAVIK, from the coding sequence ATGAAAAAACAACCGGTAGGTGGTCAAGCTGTAATAGAAGGAGTTATGATGCAATCTAAAAACAAGAGAGCCATAGCTGTTAGAAAAAATGACGGAGAAATTATAATTAGAAAAAGAAATATAAAAAGTTGGATATCTGACAAGAATATAGATAAGATTCCTTTTTTAAGAGGTGCATTTATATTGATAGAGACTATGATTGAAGGAATAAACAGTATGAATTTTTCATCTGAATTTTTCCTAGATGACGAAGAAGAAGAGTCGAGGTTTGATAAATTCATAAATAAACTATTTAAAGATAAGGCAAATGATGTAATCATAATAATTTCCCTAATAATAGGATTGTTTTTTGCTATGTTATTATTTGTAGTAACGCCCACGATGATAGGTGGATTATTTTCAAGATTTATAAATAGTGACTTAATATTAAATCTAATAGAAGGTTTTACGAGAATATGTATTTTATTTATTTATATACTTTTAATATCTATGAATAAAGATATTAAAAGAGTGTTTGAGTATCATGGAGCTGAGCATAAAGCTATTTATTGTTATGAAAATAATTTAGATTTAACTGTTGAAAATGCAAGGAAATTTAAGACACAACATCCAAGATGTGGAACTAATTTTTTATTTATAGTAATGTTCACTTCCATAATACTTTTTTCTTTTTTTGGATGGCCTAATCCAATTATAAGAATAGTTATGAGAATTGTATGTGTTCCTATAGTTGCGGGAATATCATATGAAATAATAAAATTGCTTGGGAAATATAATAACATTTTGACAAAAACTGTAGCTTATCCAGGAATGATGTTACAAAAACTTACAACTAAGGAACCAGATGATAAACAACTTGAAGTTGCATTAAAAGCATTAGATGCTGTCATAAAGTAA
- the rpiB gene encoding ribose 5-phosphate isomerase B has translation MKIGLGSDHGGYNLKEEIKKHLQSKGIECVDFGTENGVDSVDYPIYGEKVAKAVVSKDVDYGILCCGTGIGISLAANKVKGIRCAVVSDTFSAKMSKAHNNANMLSLGERVIGKGLALEIVDAWINTEFEGERHLRRVNMLNDIEQKN, from the coding sequence ATGAAGATAGGTTTAGGTAGCGATCACGGTGGATACAATTTAAAAGAAGAAATAAAAAAACACTTGCAATCAAAAGGAATTGAATGTGTAGACTTTGGAACTGAAAATGGAGTAGATTCAGTTGATTATCCTATATATGGAGAAAAGGTTGCCAAAGCGGTTGTTAGCAAGGACGTAGACTATGGGATATTATGTTGCGGCACAGGTATAGGAATCTCATTAGCAGCTAACAAAGTTAAAGGTATTAGATGTGCTGTTGTTTCAGATACATTTTCAGCTAAAATGTCAAAAGCACATAATAATGCAAACATGCTTTCTTTAGGAGAGAGAGTAATTGGAAAAGGGCTAGCTCTTGAGATAGTTGATGCGTGGATAAACACTGAATTTGAAGGTGAAAGACACTTAAGAAGAGTAAATATGTTAAATGACATAGAACAAAAAAATTAG
- a CDS encoding ZIP family metal transporter, translating into MFRITLIGLISGVIGTGIGGIISTVFRKNVKRYISFFMGISGGVMLAVVVFDLLKESMTQIGVIYTSLFVFAGALLTMLIKNKLEVESDLKSGYLIFLSILLHNLPEGLAIGSSFIATENLGITLAIVIGIHNIPEGLAMALSLAGSKMSTFKVVLLTLIAGIPMGIGSFFGAYFAGMCTSLIGGFLAIAAGTMMYVVLEEIFPSAKSMYSIIGFLIGILVVSYI; encoded by the coding sequence TTGTTTCGAATAACATTGATTGGATTGATATCTGGAGTTATAGGGACAGGAATCGGAGGCATTATATCCACTGTTTTTAGAAAAAATGTAAAAAGATATATAAGTTTTTTTATGGGGATATCTGGAGGCGTAATGCTAGCTGTTGTGGTATTTGATCTTCTTAAAGAATCCATGACCCAAATAGGAGTTATTTATACAAGTTTGTTTGTTTTTGCTGGAGCTTTACTTACTATGTTAATAAAAAATAAACTAGAAGTAGAATCCGATCTTAAATCAGGGTATTTAATATTTTTAAGTATACTTTTACATAACTTACCGGAAGGTTTAGCGATAGGATCTTCATTTATAGCAACTGAAAACCTAGGAATTACATTAGCAATTGTAATAGGTATTCATAACATACCAGAAGGTTTAGCAATGGCGCTTAGTTTAGCTGGGAGTAAAATGAGCACGTTTAAAGTTGTATTATTAACATTAATAGCAGGAATTCCTATGGGTATAGGTAGTTTTTTTGGCGCATATTTCGCAGGTATGTGTACTTCTTTAATAGGGGGGTTCTTAGCTATAGCAGCAGGAACTATGATGTATGTAGTTTTAGAAGAAATATTTCCATCAGCAAAATCTATGTATTCTATAATAGGTTTTTTGATTGGAATTTTAGTAGTCAGCTATATATAA
- the prfA gene encoding peptide chain release factor 1 has product MLNKLEVLEDKYKELSEKIADPEIINDQKVWQKFIKEHAEVEPIVMKFREYKDVMNAIADSKTILQEESDEELRELAKMELSEMEEKVEPIEEELKILLLPKDPNDDKNVIVEIRGGAGGDEAALFAGDLFRMYCRYAERRKWKIELLSASDTGVGGYKEVSFMIKGNGAYSVLKYESGVHRVQRIPSTESGGRIHTSTATVAVLPEVEDVEVEINANDLRIDVFRSSGNGGQSVNTTDSAVRVTHIPTGEVVSCQDGKSQLKNKEQALKILKARLYDKAVAAQHKDIAAERKSQVGTGDRSERIRTYNFPQGRVSDHRINLTLYKLDAFLDGDLNEMIDALITVDQTEKMMSI; this is encoded by the coding sequence ATGCTAAACAAATTAGAAGTACTAGAAGATAAATATAAAGAACTAAGTGAAAAAATAGCAGACCCGGAAATAATAAATGACCAAAAAGTATGGCAGAAATTTATAAAAGAACATGCTGAAGTAGAGCCAATTGTAATGAAATTTAGAGAATATAAAGATGTAATGAACGCTATAGCTGATTCTAAAACTATCTTACAAGAGGAATCAGATGAAGAACTAAGAGAATTAGCTAAAATGGAACTATCTGAAATGGAAGAAAAAGTTGAGCCTATAGAGGAAGAATTAAAAATACTATTATTACCAAAGGACCCTAATGATGACAAAAACGTTATAGTTGAAATCAGAGGAGGAGCTGGAGGAGATGAAGCAGCTCTATTTGCTGGGGACTTATTTAGAATGTACTGCAGATATGCAGAAAGAAGAAAATGGAAAATTGAGTTACTAAGTGCTAGTGATACTGGTGTTGGGGGATATAAAGAAGTATCTTTCATGATAAAAGGTAATGGAGCATACTCTGTTCTTAAATATGAATCAGGAGTTCATAGGGTTCAAAGAATACCATCTACTGAATCAGGAGGAAGAATACATACATCAACAGCAACAGTTGCAGTTTTACCAGAGGTAGAAGATGTTGAAGTAGAAATAAACGCAAATGACTTAAGAATAGATGTTTTCCGTTCTTCAGGAAATGGAGGACAAAGTGTTAATACTACAGACTCTGCAGTAAGGGTTACACATATACCTACAGGAGAAGTAGTATCTTGCCAAGATGGAAAATCTCAATTAAAAAATAAAGAACAAGCTTTAAAAATATTAAAAGCTAGATTATATGATAAAGCAGTTGCTGCACAACATAAAGATATAGCTGCAGAAAGAAAAAGTCAGGTTGGAACAGGGGACAGATCTGAAAGAATAAGAACTTACAACTTCCCTCAAGGAAGAGTAAGTGATCATAGAATAAACTTAACTTTATACAAATTAGATGCATTCTTAGATGGAGATTTAAATGAAATGATAGATGCATTAATAACTGTAGATCAAACTGAAAAAATGATGTCTATATAG
- the upp gene encoding uracil phosphoribosyltransferase, which yields MKKVVVADHPLIQHKLTLMRDKNTGSKDFRELLTEITMLMGYEITRELPLEEIEIETPVVKTKAKVIAGKKLGIVPILRAGLGMVDGLVNLVPAAKVGHVGLYRDPETLQPVEYYSKFPQDIQEREMIVVDPMLATGGSAVAAIDVLKRDGAKTIKLVNLVASPEGIEEVHKYHPDVDIYVANIDEKLNDHGYIVPGLGDAGDRLFGTK from the coding sequence ATGAAAAAAGTAGTAGTTGCAGATCATCCATTAATACAACACAAATTAACTTTAATGAGGGATAAAAATACAGGATCTAAAGATTTTAGAGAACTTCTAACAGAAATAACAATGCTTATGGGATATGAAATAACAAGAGAATTACCTTTAGAGGAAATAGAAATAGAAACTCCTGTTGTTAAAACTAAAGCAAAAGTTATAGCTGGAAAGAAATTAGGAATAGTTCCAATATTAAGAGCTGGATTAGGAATGGTAGATGGACTTGTAAACTTAGTTCCAGCAGCTAAAGTTGGACATGTTGGTTTATACAGAGACCCAGAAACTTTACAACCAGTTGAATACTATAGTAAATTCCCACAAGATATACAAGAAAGAGAAATGATAGTAGTAGATCCAATGTTAGCTACTGGTGGATCTGCTGTAGCAGCGATAGATGTATTAAAGAGAGATGGAGCTAAAACTATAAAATTAGTTAATTTAGTTGCTTCTCCAGAAGGCATAGAAGAAGTTCACAAATATCACCCAGATGTTGATATATATGTAGCTAATATCGATGAGAAATTAAATGATCATGGATATATAGTTCCAGGGTTAGGCGACGCTGGAGACAGATTATTTGGAACTAAGTAA
- a CDS encoding L-threonylcarbamoyladenylate synthase: protein MINTKISKIDESNIDIEEIRKHAKLLSEGNTVIFPTETVYGLGANALDEDAVKKIYEAKGRPSDNPLIVHICEKDEINELATNINQKAKKLMDEFWPGPLTMIFKKKEIVPQRTSGGLDTVAIRMPSNPIAREIIRQSGVPIAAPSANISGRPSPTKGQHVCDEMNGRVNGIIVAGDCDFGLESTVVDMTSEKPMILRPGSVTKEQMELLIGEVLIDPSIEGKADVKKAKAPGMKYTHYSPNGDVFIVSGEDSKVINKINSLIDENEEKGLRCGVMCLNKNKENYKGEVIGLGDNLEEVGSNLFNALIEMDKKEMDIIYSEAFSNHGVGRAIMNRLMKSAGYKIIEL, encoded by the coding sequence ATGATAAATACAAAAATAAGTAAAATTGATGAATCAAATATAGATATAGAAGAAATAAGAAAGCATGCAAAATTATTATCTGAAGGAAATACAGTTATTTTCCCTACAGAAACAGTTTATGGGTTAGGTGCAAATGCTTTAGATGAAGATGCTGTAAAAAAAATATATGAAGCAAAAGGACGACCTAGTGATAACCCTTTAATAGTACATATATGTGAAAAAGATGAGATAAATGAATTGGCCACAAATATAAATCAAAAAGCTAAAAAATTAATGGATGAATTTTGGCCAGGGCCACTTACTATGATTTTTAAGAAAAAAGAAATAGTTCCACAAAGAACTAGTGGGGGTTTAGATACAGTAGCTATAAGAATGCCTTCGAATCCTATTGCCAGAGAAATTATAAGACAATCAGGAGTACCTATAGCTGCTCCATCAGCTAATATATCAGGTAGACCATCTCCAACAAAGGGACAGCATGTATGCGACGAAATGAACGGAAGGGTAAATGGAATTATAGTTGCAGGAGACTGTGATTTTGGACTTGAATCTACGGTTGTAGATATGACATCTGAAAAGCCTATGATCTTAAGACCTGGAAGTGTTACTAAAGAGCAAATGGAACTTTTAATAGGAGAAGTTCTTATAGACCCGTCTATTGAGGGTAAAGCAGACGTAAAAAAAGCTAAAGCACCAGGAATGAAATATACACACTATTCACCAAATGGGGATGTTTTTATAGTAAGTGGAGAAGATTCAAAAGTAATTAATAAAATAAATTCTTTAATAGATGAAAATGAAGAAAAAGGATTAAGATGTGGTGTTATGTGTCTTAATAAAAATAAAGAAAACTATAAAGGCGAAGTGATAGGTCTTGGAGACAATTTAGAAGAAGTTGGAAGTAACCTTTTTAATGCATTAATAGAAATGGATAAAAAAGAAATGGACATAATATATTCTGAAGCTTTTTCTAATCATGGAGTTGGTAGAGCTATAATGAATAGGTTAATGAAGTCAGCTGGGTATAAAATTATAGAATTATAA
- the prmC gene encoding peptide chain release factor N(5)-glutamine methyltransferase: MTIREILIKYMEELSNISDTPRLDTEIILQKVLGDVDRLYIQLNLNKKLSDEQIEEFNRMIKERLDGRPIAYIVNNREFMGLDFFVEEGVLIPRPDTEPLVEEIIELTKGKEMLNIVDIGTGSGAISVSLAKYIDNCHVYSLDISEKALSIGKKNAVSNEVDSKIDFIESNLFSGIKDKNIKLDLIVSNPPYIRKKDIETLHTQVKDYEPYIALEGGEDGLDFYRSITKQSVCYLKDGGILAFEVGHDQAKDVCDIMNDNGYSKIYTKKDLQGIDRVVIGYKL, from the coding sequence ATGACAATAAGAGAAATTTTAATTAAATATATGGAGGAGTTATCAAATATCAGTGATACTCCGAGATTAGATACAGAAATAATATTACAGAAAGTATTAGGTGATGTTGATAGGCTGTATATTCAATTAAACTTGAACAAAAAACTTTCAGATGAACAAATAGAAGAGTTCAATAGAATGATTAAGGAAAGATTAGATGGAAGACCTATTGCATATATCGTTAATAATAGAGAATTTATGGGATTAGATTTTTTTGTAGAAGAAGGAGTTTTAATTCCTAGACCAGATACCGAACCGTTAGTTGAGGAAATAATAGAACTTACTAAGGGTAAGGAAATGTTGAACATAGTTGATATTGGAACTGGATCAGGGGCTATATCTGTAAGCTTAGCAAAGTATATAGATAACTGCCATGTATATTCACTAGATATATCTGAAAAAGCTTTGAGTATAGGTAAAAAGAATGCTGTAAGTAATGAAGTTGACAGTAAAATTGATTTTATAGAATCTAATTTATTCAGTGGAATTAAAGATAAAAATATAAAGTTAGATTTAATAGTTTCTAATCCTCCGTATATAAGAAAAAAAGATATAGAGACGCTTCATACTCAAGTTAAAGATTATGAACCATATATAGCTCTTGAAGGTGGTGAAGATGGTTTAGATTTTTATAGGTCAATAACTAAACAATCTGTTTGTTATTTAAAGGACGGAGGAATATTAGCTTTTGAAGTTGGCCATGATCAAGCTAAAGATGTATGTGATATTATGAACGATAATGGTTACTCTAAAATATATACAAAGAAAGACTTGCAAGGAATCGATAGAGTTGTTATAGGTTATAAACTATGA